One Nostocoides sp. HKS02 genomic window carries:
- a CDS encoding 4'-phosphopantetheinyl transferase superfamily protein: MSNDAGELARLTALLDDHERARSRRRPDPASYVTAHALLRTVAGEWTGQRPQDIEFDRECATCGSVAHGKPVIRGHAGVYVSLSYAGELAVAAVTDVGETGVDVEQVDETDFEGFDAVTLALEEVAAFQSVAMPELAVARARVWARKESVLKASGHGLAVDPRDVVVTGPGDPAGLVHWRGDRPLRAPVQLDDVPLPQPGYAAAVAVLTEAPVELSVRS; encoded by the coding sequence GTGTCGAACGACGCTGGCGAGCTGGCCCGACTCACCGCGCTGTTGGACGACCACGAGCGGGCGCGCTCGCGACGTCGCCCGGACCCTGCGAGCTACGTCACCGCCCACGCTCTGCTCCGCACCGTCGCCGGGGAGTGGACCGGCCAGCGGCCGCAGGACATCGAGTTCGACCGGGAGTGCGCGACGTGTGGCAGCGTCGCCCACGGCAAGCCCGTGATCCGCGGTCACGCCGGCGTCTACGTCTCGCTGTCGTATGCCGGCGAGCTGGCTGTCGCGGCGGTCACCGATGTCGGTGAGACCGGGGTGGACGTCGAGCAGGTCGACGAGACCGACTTCGAGGGCTTCGACGCGGTGACCCTCGCCCTCGAGGAGGTCGCCGCGTTCCAGTCGGTCGCCATGCCCGAGCTCGCGGTGGCACGAGCTCGTGTCTGGGCGCGCAAGGAGTCAGTCCTCAAGGCGTCGGGTCACGGCCTGGCCGTCGACCCGCGGGACGTGGTCGTGACGGGGCCTGGCGACCCAGCCGGCCTGGTGCACTGGCGAGGCGACCGACCCCTGCGGGCACCGGTGCAGCTCGACGACGTGCCGCTCCCCCAGCCCGGGTATGCCGCCGCGGTCGCCGTCCTGACGGAGGCGCCGGTGGAGCTCAGCGTCCGGAGCTGA
- a CDS encoding PrsW family intramembrane metalloprotease, with translation MTWGAERPYAMAQRRTGRPALRGWLLAGLIVVGFTLAAIVLAVYYGATLGLVTTLLAILLAALPLGIVIPTFLWLDRFEAEPTRYLVVAFLWGALVAAIAAAIFNTGADVAFQAATGTASEASLATAVFSAPLVEEASKGLLVALVWWLRRREFDGIIDGMVYAGIVAAGFAFTENIQYLGLAYQQGGDQALTGTFIARGLFTPFAHPMFTVLTGIGIGIAATTRHRPLKVLAPLGGYLLAVMAHALWNLAAVTGAAGMVTVYVAVEVPVFAAFLTLVVWARRREGRLIGRYLSPYADAGWLTPSEVHMLSTMAGRRSARMWAKTTGGASALRSMRRFQDAASELALLRVRMHHSAADARALETEQELLEALTARRREFVSSGR, from the coding sequence ATGACGTGGGGAGCGGAGCGGCCGTATGCCATGGCGCAGCGACGCACGGGGCGACCCGCGCTGCGCGGGTGGCTGCTTGCCGGACTGATCGTCGTGGGGTTCACCCTCGCCGCCATCGTCCTGGCGGTGTACTACGGGGCCACCTTGGGCCTCGTGACGACGCTGCTGGCGATCCTGCTGGCGGCGCTTCCGCTCGGGATCGTCATCCCCACGTTCCTGTGGCTCGACCGGTTCGAGGCCGAGCCGACGCGGTACCTCGTGGTCGCCTTCCTCTGGGGTGCGCTGGTCGCCGCCATCGCGGCAGCGATCTTCAACACCGGGGCGGACGTCGCCTTCCAGGCGGCGACGGGCACGGCGAGTGAGGCGTCCCTGGCCACCGCGGTGTTCTCGGCTCCGCTGGTCGAGGAGGCCAGCAAGGGTCTCCTTGTCGCCCTCGTCTGGTGGCTGCGACGGCGCGAGTTCGACGGGATCATCGACGGGATGGTCTATGCCGGGATCGTCGCCGCGGGTTTCGCGTTCACCGAGAACATCCAGTACCTCGGCCTGGCCTACCAGCAGGGCGGCGACCAAGCCCTCACCGGCACCTTCATCGCCCGCGGGCTGTTCACGCCCTTCGCCCACCCGATGTTCACGGTCCTCACCGGCATCGGCATCGGGATCGCCGCCACCACCCGGCATCGGCCGCTGAAGGTGCTCGCGCCCCTCGGGGGCTACCTGCTCGCGGTCATGGCTCACGCGCTGTGGAACCTCGCCGCCGTGACCGGCGCCGCCGGCATGGTGACCGTCTATGTCGCCGTCGAGGTGCCGGTCTTCGCGGCCTTCCTCACCTTGGTCGTGTGGGCGCGGCGTCGTGAGGGGCGGCTCATCGGGAGATACCTCAGCCCGTATGCCGATGCCGGCTGGCTCACCCCCAGCGAGGTGCACATGCTCTCGACGATGGCGGGTCGGCGCAGCGCGCGCATGTGGGCCAAGACGACGGGCGGCGCATCGGCGCTGCGCTCGATGCGACGGTTCCAGGACGCAGCGAGCGAGCTCGCCCTGCTGCGCGTACGGATGCACCATAGTGCCGCCGATGCCCGCGCCCTGGAGACCGAACAGGAGCTGCTCGAGGCGCTGACAGCCCGGCGGCGCGAGTTCGTCAGCTCCGGACGCTGA
- a CDS encoding SPFH domain-containing protein: protein MATIDSTERVGPVGHQGARVDITERPALAVNGWLGVVVLAAAGYGVYLADRHDKGLLWLPLLVFVLVVTSLVIVPPGQTSVLQFFGSYVGTVRRPGFWWVLPLIRRRSVSVRVRNFETNHLKVNDADGNPVEIAAIVVWQVADTAKSTYAVDSYQDFVSVQAESALRHVATSHPYDDHTETGTSLRGSVDIVSGQLAVEVAERVVIAGVEVVEVRISHLAYAQEIAQAMLRRQQANAVVAARSRIVEGAVGMVELALNRLAENGVVELDEERKASMVSNLMVVLCGDQPPSPVVNTGSLYT, encoded by the coding sequence ATGGCGACCATCGACTCGACCGAACGCGTTGGACCGGTCGGCCACCAGGGGGCCCGGGTCGACATCACCGAGCGGCCCGCCCTGGCGGTCAACGGCTGGCTGGGGGTGGTGGTGCTCGCCGCGGCCGGCTACGGCGTCTATCTCGCCGATCGGCACGACAAGGGCCTGCTGTGGCTGCCGCTGCTCGTCTTCGTCCTCGTCGTCACCTCGCTCGTCATCGTGCCGCCCGGGCAGACCTCGGTCCTGCAGTTCTTCGGCAGCTACGTCGGGACCGTCCGCAGGCCCGGGTTCTGGTGGGTCCTCCCGCTCATCCGCCGCCGCAGCGTGAGCGTCCGGGTCCGCAACTTCGAGACCAACCACCTCAAGGTCAACGACGCCGACGGCAACCCGGTCGAGATCGCGGCGATCGTCGTCTGGCAGGTCGCCGACACCGCCAAGTCGACGTATGCCGTGGACAGCTACCAGGACTTCGTCTCCGTTCAAGCGGAGTCGGCGCTGCGTCACGTCGCAACCAGCCATCCCTACGACGACCACACCGAGACCGGTACGTCACTGCGCGGGTCGGTCGACATCGTCTCCGGCCAGCTGGCGGTCGAGGTCGCCGAGCGGGTCGTGATCGCCGGTGTGGAGGTCGTCGAGGTGCGCATCTCCCACCTCGCCTACGCGCAGGAGATCGCCCAGGCCATGCTGCGGCGCCAGCAGGCCAACGCCGTGGTGGCCGCCCGCAGTCGGATCGTCGAGGGTGCGGTGGGGATGGTCGAGCTCGCCCTGAACCGGCTGGCCGAGAACGGCGTCGTCGAGCTCGACGAGGAGCGCAAGGCCAGCATGGTGAGCAACCTGATGGTCGTGCTCTGCGGCGACCAGCCGCCGTCGCCCGTCGTCAACACCGGCTCCCTGTATACGTGA
- the thpR gene encoding RNA 2',3'-cyclic phosphodiesterase, whose amino-acid sequence MRMFAALTPTDDAVEDLAMFLEPRHLVGDDVRWTDSDQWHVTLAFMAAVPDRAVEAVAEAVAEVATGHPGIDAQLTGAGTFPHPASARVLWIGVEGDLGALARRVRGACNHAGGAPQGGPFHPHVTVGRFRRPVEATRWVRVLDGYAGPAWTAREVTLVASHLGEGRGRRPRHEVLAHIPLDARPATTKG is encoded by the coding sequence ATGCGCATGTTCGCCGCCCTCACCCCCACTGACGACGCGGTCGAGGACCTCGCCATGTTCCTCGAGCCGCGTCACCTGGTCGGCGACGACGTGCGCTGGACCGACTCCGACCAGTGGCACGTCACGCTCGCCTTCATGGCCGCGGTGCCCGACCGAGCGGTGGAGGCGGTCGCCGAGGCGGTGGCCGAGGTGGCGACGGGCCACCCCGGGATCGACGCACAGCTCACCGGAGCCGGCACGTTTCCACACCCGGCGTCCGCCCGGGTGCTGTGGATCGGGGTCGAGGGCGACCTGGGCGCGCTGGCTCGTCGGGTCCGGGGCGCCTGCAACCACGCGGGCGGAGCACCGCAAGGCGGCCCCTTCCATCCGCACGTGACCGTGGGGCGCTTCCGCAGGCCGGTCGAGGCCACCCGCTGGGTCCGCGTGCTCGACGGGTATGCCGGGCCTGCCTGGACTGCGCGCGAGGTCACCCTGGTGGCGTCCCACCTCGGGGAGGGCCGGGGCCGGCGTCCCCGGCACGAGGTCCTGGCCCACATCCCCCTCGACGCCCGACCAGCCACCACAAAGGGGTGA
- the orn gene encoding oligoribonuclease: MTGLSLQSDALIEVAALVTDFELNQLGDGVDLVIKPPAEALEQMDDFVRGMHTTSGLLEELDGGTTMQDAQDQVLAYVRQWVPEPRKAPLGGNTVATDRGFLARDMPDLEAHLHYRIIDVSSIKELSRRWYPRAYFSAPSKSGGHRALADIRESIAELRYYREAVFVPAPGPDSDTAKEIAARHVVDPS; this comes from the coding sequence ATGACCGGGCTGTCCCTGCAGAGCGACGCGCTCATCGAGGTGGCCGCGCTGGTCACCGACTTCGAGCTCAACCAGCTCGGGGACGGCGTCGACCTCGTCATCAAGCCACCCGCTGAGGCGTTGGAGCAGATGGACGACTTCGTGCGGGGGATGCACACGACGTCCGGCCTGCTCGAGGAGCTCGACGGCGGCACGACGATGCAGGACGCCCAGGACCAGGTGCTCGCCTACGTCCGGCAGTGGGTCCCCGAGCCCCGCAAGGCTCCGCTGGGCGGCAACACCGTGGCCACCGACCGGGGGTTCCTCGCGCGCGACATGCCGGACCTCGAGGCCCACCTGCACTACCGGATCATCGACGTGTCCTCGATCAAGGAGCTCTCTCGCCGCTGGTACCCCCGGGCCTACTTCAGTGCCCCCTCCAAGTCGGGCGGTCACCGGGCCCTGGCAGACATCCGAGAGTCGATCGCCGAGCTGCGGTACTACCGCGAGGCCGTTTTCGTCCCCGCGCCCGGCCCCGACTCCGACACGGCCAAGGAGATCGCCGCCCGGCACGTGGTCGACCCCAGTTGA
- a CDS encoding copper resistance CopC family protein — translation MFTQQRTTRRSVAISTSATLLGLALGVLGSVALASAAQAHAALVAASPASGSVLYAPPSRVVLRFSDPVSTSFATVSVTDGAGRSVDAGPATVDGAVVTQPLAPGLASGRYAVSYRIVSDDGHPVSDTYSFSVALPGDGSASADATAAPTKAPTQPAGGGSADPHAAGHGATGTASNPELRVGLAVAVGTLALAAGTALVAASRRRQRS, via the coding sequence GTGTTCACGCAGCAACGGACCACCCGACGGTCCGTGGCGATCTCGACCTCGGCGACCCTCCTCGGCCTCGCGCTGGGAGTGCTCGGCTCGGTCGCGCTCGCGAGCGCAGCCCAGGCCCATGCCGCCCTGGTTGCCGCATCCCCCGCCAGCGGCTCCGTCCTGTACGCGCCACCGAGCCGGGTGGTCCTGAGGTTCTCCGACCCGGTGAGCACCAGCTTCGCCACGGTCTCCGTGACCGATGGCGCCGGCCGTTCGGTCGACGCAGGCCCCGCCACGGTGGACGGGGCGGTGGTCACCCAGCCGCTCGCGCCCGGCCTCGCATCCGGCCGGTATGCCGTGTCGTACCGGATCGTGTCGGACGACGGCCATCCGGTGTCCGACACCTACTCGTTCAGCGTCGCTCTCCCCGGGGACGGGTCTGCCTCCGCCGACGCGACGGCGGCACCGACCAAGGCACCGACCCAGCCCGCCGGCGGGGGGTCGGCGGACCCTCACGCCGCCGGCCACGGCGCCACCGGGACGGCCTCGAACCCCGAACTCCGAGTCGGACTGGCCGTGGCAGTGGGCACCCTCGCCCTCGCCGCGGGGACTGCGCTGGTCGCCGCGAGCCGCCGCCGCCAGCGTTCCTGA